Below is a genomic region from Eupeodes corollae chromosome 1, idEupCoro1.1, whole genome shotgun sequence.
ccaatggaataaatcaaaacatcaatgcacaggtgctgttctggttgatttgaaaaaggcctttgacaccgtatggttagagggtctttacttaaaactgagcaggcttggtattagcaagccattgttgtatatactttatgatatgcttaacggtagaaagtttgttgtcaaaagtggcaatataacttctaccacaacattctcaattaaaaatggtcttcaacagggagcggtgaattcgccgattctcttcagcatttacaccagcgatatgataggtagtcttacatgggcaattgcgtacgccgacgatctaattgcgtacagaacggcccgaaaggttgaggttattagaattctcttgcagcgtgatttcgacaagattcagcgatattgcgacgactggaaactgaaaataaatgtccagaagttagagacaattctgttccggactccgttggctagggccacgagggatacgtgtaagaattggcgcaagatggtcatcgttgatcttcacgggcagccattagcaagcaaaagtgtagtaaagtacctcggtatctggttagatcagtatttatatttcgacagacatataaatgctgctctgaccagggccagaggagctttcgctctgacaaaacggctcttttttagcagtcggcttgaccccagagtgaaggtaatttgcaacatggccctcatacggccaatgatcgtttatggttgccctgtgtggttcaacgttgccccttcccagatggagaggtttcgggtgttcgagcggcagtgtttacgacgctgtaccggcttatatcgaacagccgaatcttctcatgtgcattacttttccaacgaggtcctatacaacggggctcgaatcaacagaattgacaatttcgtgataaaactcgttcgaggtcacattgcaagagctatgtcttcgaccaacaatttaattttcggggcgttctatccgaacgacgagtattttgaaagtgcacgcttgagcgggttcattccaccacaggcattcctctttttagacaaatgcgttctgatacaggatagattggcagttccgttaaactaccacgtcagacgaagaaccgtggataggtgactcctgtacaattgggacgtcatggcacaaggcggagcagagctccttcggatcagtagggctgtgtccgagcgggaccgaactgatagggtgaagcaggagaaccagttttggtggcttcaatcggcacttgatagtgggtagtcgggatggggttttaagtcttggccggcttacatacttgttttataattttagggtttagttttaagtagaataggcatggtggcacaaaaaaataccaaaaaaaaaaaaaaaaactgaagaaattaaaaaaaaacatggaatataaaaaacaaaaaaaaaaaaaaaaaaaaaaaacaagacaataaaatataaaaacgaaaaccttagatttgctgctgtggttgttctagttttaagtagcttataggtagaataggtagtttaagttagctttaagttttatttaaggacctaactttaagtagtttgtaagtaaaaataaataaaaaaaggatattgatattagttttttgttcaaattttctaataaatacaaaagtaaaggaaatgaaatttaaatgaagtaaaatagatcttagggccgaaaggcattagttttaagtgttatagtttaacttagagtgtccgtatgggaccattaagttagttgtaagatatggataattaggctagttttatgaatttttgtctagctttaagataggtttaagaatgaattaataaaaatgaattataaaaaaaaaaaaaaaagtggcgtcTGCAGACGAATCCAaaggtcgtgggttcgaatcccgtgcggagtcgacgaaaaatattatagctttttttcataatcgAGAAATTGTTGATTTCATCGATTGGGAAGAGAAGCAAATGGTTAAGGAGAAGAAAGCGGGGGTATCGAAATATACCTCTGCCAACACATCAGGCGATGTTACGGTGGTGCCAGTAACAGTACcacaaacaacagcaacaacatctgGTCAAACATCAGACCACTGGATAGAAGCGAAGCAGCAGCaactatcaaaaaaagaaaaatgaagaagCATAGCCCAAACAAAGTGGAGATGGCCAACTCCATCGGCGGGACATGCAGAAGGAAATGGAGAGTGGTAAAGGAGGAGTTACCACCGAGAGCAAATTTTCAGACTACGCAGAGTCTGAAAAAACTGAATACGTttccgaaggtggagaggggctcttcaggcctccgaatatggatttaatcctatcggagccagagccagtcccgccGACAACGAAGGATTTGGAGGTAGTGGCGGACCTCCAAGATGAAACCGAACTGGTGCAGGCCCTGCAAACcaaacaggcagccatcagccAGTTCGAGAAAAGTCTCAACAAGCTCAAGGAGGAAATAGAGCCCCTCCTCACtgcacttaaaaacaaacaagaggcgcgccgaaAGCAAGAGGCAgcccaaaaacaacagcagcaaaaacaacagcaacatcaaccacagcagcaaaaacaactacaacccaagcccgctcccaaaatcacaggagcggagcaaaataaaaagaagccagcTGCATTGACAGGCCCAATTGCTGATGACCCATCGACCTCGGCCAaggcagcaacaacaacagctacaaccaaggcagcaggagcagcagaaacagcagcagcagcagcagcagaagcagaagcagcaacaacaacagcaacagccaCAGCCCAAAAAATagaaggtgccaccaattaggacctaccgggttgacCTGCAAGACctgaaacaggtatgtaagtcggccactaagggcaatttgtaataaagattttaaatgacAACGAAAAGCGTTATTCAGTACAGTGCTTCTCACAGGCCGAATACAATTTACGCGTGCTCAAACAGGCCACCACTGAGTTCTTCAGTTACacgcctaagagcgaaaaattcaagacggtccttctgaagggcataagttcctgcacggaaccagaggagctcttagctgagctccacCAAAAAGACacggacgatctcgattttatcggggtcaagcctttcactacggtgaagtccaggcaagggggttataggctgccaatgttcctggtaacattatcgccccaaagcagttttgatagtgtgaagaaaatcacatctctcgactatcaaactgcacgctgggatacattaaaaaggcacgactgCATTtgacaatgtacgaagtgccagaggtttggccatgccaatgccaactgcaatatgcagttgcgttgtgtcaggtgcggagaaacccacaaagtaggagaatgtaagctggggaatgagcgggttgaggatttgaccctgctcaagtgtgtcctttgtggaaaccaatggcatccggctaactataggggttgccctaaggtccaacaaatgaagcaaaaacaggccagtcaaaaagccgaaaaaagtcgaacagttcgacaggctccaacacaaaaattcgtggatcccaaattctcttacgcccaaatggtgtcagggagtggaaacacgagacaggctccaccaacggttgccccaaaggcccctgtgcctaaggcaccagaggtgcagcctgacattgtagccttgttgttgagcattcaaggtcaactaacaggactgcaaagtcagataaaggagcaaggcaaaagggtagatcatctctactctttgttgcctggcctggcgcaattaagaccataatgggcgcgctgccggagacgcgcctaaaagtcctagctgtgaatgtaaattcactgattaggattgaacgaagagccaatatgttccaattgttgaaagactacagtcccgatgtgtttatggctagcgaaactaagctaaaccacaaccacaaattgactcataaaaattacaatatcgtaagaagagaccggcccgactccactcaagggggcggtgtcgctctctttatacgaaaaggcattaattataaagtcatatacaacaatgaattgcgaaagctcaagacgctagaagtttgcgtcgtatgcatctctctctctcaagggaagcggatgtatatgattgcggcttatgcggctggagctccgcaggttacttactttgcttcagaactcgagattctttttagggaacttaaactgagcttggaagaaaactattttatcttggccggtgatttgaacgcaaaacatgaagattggggaaatcaacatagtaatcccagaggtaatcatctttttaatttgatgaatctttacagcatTGAATATGGGACCTGCTGGgtaccgaaaagccatcgtatccaagaagcggctcctttctggatcttttgttgtacgacactagactgacagtaacagataaagtgggtaatcaccctcgaaactgcctacagacagtcgagtacgacagtgatcactgcggactggctgctgtaatgcagattccgaacgaacgcgtggagttggaggaatacgttccaacgcattcttacaattacagtcagtaagatgcggtggcctcgtttcaccaatgccctagcgagagaacttcgttcgagtgacatagccccaccaaacaacagaaacctgacaaatacagaaattgaccagcatttacaacagatggacgaaacaataaaacgaacgatggaacggataatcccaaagtacaaggaacgggaccaaatggacgcttacagaaacacgacaattgacgcactacgtagacacaagagtggcttactgacaagactcaaaaacttgcacagacgacttacagacccacgcgacttggaggttaggacactgaaatcgtcaataaaaaatgtcaatctgttgattaaggagaactacaggctatcaattaacaagtactgggaccgcaagatccggtcagttaattcgagcaaccctagtatgttccccaaaatcaacaagatattcagaaaaaaaacgataatgaccttccgtgtcttaaactccaaagaactgaagagaacagagacgtactcaggacagcgcaaatagatccagaggaagccatctttgacgatgacttttacataattgaagatccgaaggaaaaggtggaggcggtgggagctgctttccagcaaatgtacaaggtgaatgttagcattcgccccaaccacgacctggaaaacagagccctaattaatcacttttacctccgtaatgatatcatacattggcgatctgagaaccgcggtttcatgcggttcaatgacgattccttggcaaatgccataatcgccgagcaaacgggaccaagtcccttgttagtgacgaaggttgagcttcagctcatcttcaattcaataaaaaacaaaaagtcagcaggtgtcgatggtatatccaacgttgtactgagatatttaccgacggaagcaattgacatttacaccacactcttcaataatgcactgaataatgcatattatccagtgcattggaagacctctgtggttcatcctctcccgaaaaagggaaaggacaaatccaacccgtcaaatcttcggtcgataagtcttcttccgagcatcagcaaagttttcgaaaagatcattaatagggctctgactaagtgggttgcggacaacaaaataattccggataatcagttcgggttcaaggcgggtcatgacacaattcatgctgcgtctaaactcgtttctgatatccaatggaataaatcaaaacaacaatgcacaggtgctgtcctggttgatttggaaaaggcctttgacaccgtatggttagagggtctttacttaaaactgagcaggcttggcattagcaagccattgttgtatatactttatgatatgcttaacggtagaaagtttgttgtcaaaagtggcaatgtaacttctaccacaacattctcaattaaaaatggtcttcaacagggagcggtgaattcgccgattctcttcagcatttacaccagcgatctgataggtagtcttacaaaggcaattgcgtacgccgacgatctaattgcgtacagaacggcccaaaaggttgaggttattagaattctcttgcagcgtgatttcgacaagattcagcgatattgcgacgactggaaactgaaaataaatgtccagaagtcagagacaattctgttccggactccgttggctagggccacgagggatacgtgtaagaattggcgcaagatggtcatcgttgatcttcacgggcagccattagcgagcaaaagtgtagtgaaatacctcggtatctggttagatcagtatttatatttcgacagacatataaatgctgctctgaccagggccagagaagctttcgctctgacaaaacggctcttttttagcagtcggcttgaccccagagtgaaggtaatttgctacatggccctcatacggccaatgatcgtttatggttgtcctgtgtggttcaacgttgccccttcccagatggagaggtttcgggtgttcgagcggcagtgtttacgacgctgtaccggcttatatcgaacagccgaatcttctcatgtgcattacttttccaacgaggtcctatacaacggggctcgaatcaacagaattgacaatttcgtgataaaacttgttcgaggtcacattgcaagagctatgtcttcgaccaacaatttaattttcggggcgttctatccgaacgacgagtattttgaaagtgcacgcttgagcgggttcattccaccagaggcattcctctttttgtttgatttgagaacaattaagtggtgattctcatcggcttggttgatctttttgatgattaaatgaaaacaattttcatctgatttttcccaacgtttcgacggtgattgccgtcttcttcaggggatgtCTTTATTCACATAAATGATAAGAgtgtttatttaatacatatgaatattatgtaaagcgttcaagtatgacttacattgatttaaataatacaaaaacattaaaacaaaaaacaatttgaacaattaaaacaaatacaatttaaagcgcttccgactttgaagacttgtcactgttaaatgtaaactgttgaattgtttgtgTCTGAAACTAAGGAGCAGTAAACGGCGGATATGTTTTGAGTGTCTTGTTTgcggttcatattatttttgctatttattATGTGAAGTGTTTCTAATGTATAGCGTTTGGATGTATGTTTCTCCGTTGCAAGAATTTGGACTCCTTCAAAGTCTGGTTGATGTCCTGTTTCGATGGTGTGGCATGCTAGTGCTGTCTTTTCCGGGTTTTTTAGGCGAATGTCTGATTTATGGTTAGCCATTCTTTGTCGAAGGAGTTGTTTAGTTGTGCCAATGTAGCAGAGATTGCATGGTTCGTCCGGTTTtcctttgcagtttattttgtaaactacgTCTGAGCGGCGATCCTTGTCCGTTTTCGTCTTTAggcatgtaaataaaaaaaaaaaaaaaaaccggaaAAGACAGCACTAGCATGCTGTCGCAATCGGCTATTGTTTTCAGTGTTAGTTCTATCCGTTcgtataaaatatgaatttttatatCTTCAGATTGCAtttccatattcaattttataaataaaggcaaaaaaaagttcaaaaaatctagatatAGTATAGTGGATGGTTTTTCCAATATTCGATAAATCTTTTCACACTGTTTTTTATTAAGTGTGTCCTCTAAATATGTTCCAGCAAAGTACAAAAGCAATACATTATATTGTTCAATCAGTCTTTTAATGACTGCATGAAGAGACAACCATCTTGTTTGTGAAGGATGAAGCATTTTGTGTGGTTTAACATtacaaaattcttgaaattcttttaaaatgttttgacgTTTTGCACTACAATTGAAATGGGCGTATATTTCCCGACAGCAGATTTCAACTTCGTCAGGTATGGCCACAATATGAAAAGAATGGCAAACGCATCTCATCACAAACAAGTCTGGGATGATGtcctttaaatatgtatttggaaACAGATTTATTTTTCCCAACCATCACACTTGCACCATATGAAGCGAATgcaacccaatttttttttgcaaatggtatttcattcgatttaaaaaaaatctataattttcTCGAACAGTGTTCTGGCGTTCGCCTCAGGAACTTCTATTAAAGCCAAAAAACTTTCACTTATTTGTAAATCAACAACATATCTACAAATAACAAcaaggttttttttagaatcgATAGTTGTTGACTCATCAA
It encodes:
- the LOC129943399 gene encoding uncharacterized protein LOC129943399 — protein: MGIIPQFRGWLCQEEKESAASTSAVRAFCKVCKIAQVAKKSELQKYAKTQKQIRNASLLLTIKQPKMSSFLSKRSDVQVKEAEIKLCVFAAEHNIPFIAFDHLTALLKKIFTDSETAKNMTLCSTKATCIIRNVTGEFGLRKLISILKNQVFSIIIDESTTIDSKKNLVVICRYVVDLQISESFLALIEVPEANARTLFEKIIDIIPDLFVMRCVCHSFHIVAIPDEVEICCREIYAHFNCSAKRQNILKEFQEFCNVKPHKMLHPSQTRWLSLHAVIKRLIEQYNVLLLYFAGTYLEDTLNKKQCEKIYRILEKPSTILYLDFLNFFLPLFIKLNMEMQSEDIKIHILYERIELTLKTIADCDSMLTKTDKDRRSDVVYKINCKGKPDEPCNLCYIGTTKQLLRQRMANHKSDIRLKNPEKTALACHTIETGHQPDFEGVQILATEKHTSKRYTLETLHIINSKNNMNRKQDTQNISAVYCSLVSDTNNSTVYI